TTATATTAAAAAAAGAGGGTAAAATCATACAAAGATATTACCCTCTTTTGGGGAAATTGAAGTTAGTAAATTAATTCCATCCCGGAGTTTGAGTCAAAGTAAAACCTTTATCTTTATACTGGTCGATCTGAGCAGTTCCCACAGGTGCTAAATACACTCTGTCATCAAATGCCTGTCGGTCAGTTCCATTTTCAATCATATAAAAGCCTACCATCTCATCATCGTTTGTTCCATCATAAGTTACAACTGTTCCATCGGCTTTCTTAACTTTCAACAGACCCACTTTCTCACTTACAAGTAAAGAAGGTAGTTCTTCTTTTACATTTATCCACAAACCAAGTAAGTTGTCCGGATATTGTGTAGCACTCATATAATTGATTTTCTTCCAGCGTTTGATATCCAGGAGTCTAGAATATTCAAATACAAACTCCATTCTTCTTTCGCGTCTGATTTCCCATATCAAAGGTGATACATCAGGATCACGATCCGGGTCATCAGGTAGCGCTGCCAGACTCATTGGAGCTGTTTTTTGTACACCTTTTGCAATAGCTTCAGAGTCTAATGGTCTGTTTCTTATCTGATTAATGGAAATGTCGATATCAAGTTGTGTTACAGAAGATCCACCCAACGTTGCAAGTTCCGCTTTTGCCTCAATCCAGTTTAAAAGTACTTCTGAATAACGCATTACAGGAGCATCATTTGTATTGGAATTACTTCCATACATAGGAGGTATATTACCTGAATTCCAAAATGTAGGCCCTGTTCTATCTATAAATTTACTTGCATACAACAATGTTGCAGCTTGTACTTTTGGTACATCTTGAAAAGTAGCTTCAAATCTCGGGTCACGAGTTCTAATCATATTTTTAATATTCAACGAATCAGCATTTTCAACACTTGATAGTTTATATGGCTGACCATCAACGCATAGAAAGGATTTTGCGAGTGATAAGTTTGCTGAAGGAGATTGACTCTCATATCCATTAGAATAGGAGGCTACATGGTGTGTTACACCTTGTGCAGCATCATAATGACGATACATTAATATTTCAGGATTTCCTTTAAGGTCTTGAGAGCCAAATAAGCTTCTGAAGTCTGAAGAGATACTGTAATTTCCACTATTAATTACGAAGTCTCCGGCAGCTACTGCCAGTTCAAGATATTTCTTAGCTCTTGCCTGATCATTATGATGATACTTCTGCCATGTTCCTTCAAAAAGCATAATTCTGGAAATAAATCCTGCTACAACGTACCTGTTAAGAACATTATCTCCATCATTTAACCGCACATTCTGGAATGCAAACATCAGGTCATCATATACCCGGTCCATCACTTCTCCACGTGGAGTTCTGTCAATATACATTTTATCAAGATCACTAGAATCAAAGAGTGTTTCATAGTATGGTACATCACCAAAAACTCTTACAAGTCTATGGTATTCAAAACCCTTGAAAAAGCGAGCGACACCCAACCAGTGATTATATGCTTCACTACTTATTTGAGACTTGGCTACATTTTCAATTCTGTCTATAAATAAATTAGACTTTCTTACCCAGGCAAAATTCCAGTTTGGTCCTGCATACTGAATCAGCATATCTGGTGTTTCAGATGTACTTCCCCTACTTGATGGCGCACTGGACTCAAAATTTGACTGTACATTAGTGTTTGAAAAGTCATCACTGAAGTAATAACCCCTTAATGGGGCATATGCTACTCCCCATGTATTGTTGTAACCGACAAAATAATTGATATAAAAACCATTGGCGAAGAGTCTGAGGTCAGTCTCATTTCTCCAATAAGTGTCATCATTCATATCATTTAGTTCAGGTCTGTCAAGTACATCGGAACAGCTACTTATTAATAAAACAATAAGTAATAAGCTGCTTATTATTATATTCTTTTTCATGTTTCTTCTATTTTAAAAATTAATTTGTAAACCAACCGATCCACTTTTAAAAGTAGGTGTACCAACACCTGTTCTGCCTAAGTTATAGTTAGTCTCATTGAACATTGAATATCCCGAGATAACTTCAGGATCGATAGGTAGTCCCCTTAAATTATCAAAAGTGAAGAAGTTCTCCAAAGAAAGATAAACGCGAAGGTTATTAACCATCACTTTATTCATTAAACTACTTGGGAAACTGTATCCAATAGTAACGTTTTTAATTCTGGTATAAGACATGTCAAGCAGATACTTTGATTGAACCTGCATATTATTGCCAGTATTACTTCCTGCCAAGTTGTAAGGAGCCGGATAAAAAGCATCTGTTCTGTCAGGTTTCCAAAAGTCTCCAGCAATGGCTTGTGGCATAGCACCATCAGATGCATGAAAACCAGGAGTTGTTAAGAATCCTACACCCCATATTTGTCTGCTTCCTACACCTTGAATAAATACAGAAGCATCCACACCATGCCAATCTGCACCTAAACGCAGACCATACTCGAATCTTGGTGTTGAATTACCTATTATTTCCAAATCGCCATGATCGTCTAATAAACGACTACCTGCATCAATTTCACCATCACCGTTCAGATCCACAAATTTTACATCACCAGGACCAAAGAAGAAGTTAGAACTGTTCTGCAGAAATGCCTGATAAACAGGTTTTCCATTTGCATCAGAGA
This window of the Lascolabacillus massiliensis genome carries:
- a CDS encoding RagB/SusD family nutrient uptake outer membrane protein, with protein sequence MKKNIIISSLLLIVLLISSCSDVLDRPELNDMNDDTYWRNETDLRLFANGFYINYFVGYNNTWGVAYAPLRGYYFSDDFSNTNVQSNFESSAPSSRGSTSETPDMLIQYAGPNWNFAWVRKSNLFIDRIENVAKSQISSEAYNHWLGVARFFKGFEYHRLVRVFGDVPYYETLFDSSDLDKMYIDRTPRGEVMDRVYDDLMFAFQNVRLNDGDNVLNRYVVAGFISRIMLFEGTWQKYHHNDQARAKKYLELAVAAGDFVINSGNYSISSDFRSLFGSQDLKGNPEILMYRHYDAAQGVTHHVASYSNGYESQSPSANLSLAKSFLCVDGQPYKLSSVENADSLNIKNMIRTRDPRFEATFQDVPKVQAATLLYASKFIDRTGPTFWNSGNIPPMYGSNSNTNDAPVMRYSEVLLNWIEAKAELATLGGSSVTQLDIDISINQIRNRPLDSEAIAKGVQKTAPMSLAALPDDPDRDPDVSPLIWEIRRERRMEFVFEYSRLLDIKRWKKINYMSATQYPDNLLGLWINVKEELPSLLVSEKVGLLKVKKADGTVVTYDGTNDDEMVGFYMIENGTDRQAFDDRVYLAPVGTAQIDQYKDKGFTLTQTPGWN